A single window of Nicotiana sylvestris chromosome 5, ASM39365v2, whole genome shotgun sequence DNA harbors:
- the LOC104214604 gene encoding uncharacterized protein gives MILFITADKLPSNNKIVRSRFQSVDKHFCTVDCPLRTRKRLLFKAINSTMSFPRFLRSAIKTSRITSPSKFALSSARSTLFATFNGDCNRRPFCSDSKNSTSESEKSTTASASSYYHLSGGPSHMRAAVFWEPGKPLTFEDFHMPRPKANEVLIKTKACGVCHSDLHVMKGELPFASPCVVGHEITGEVVEHGQLTDTKIIERYPMGSQVVGAFIMPCGSCFFCSKGQDDLCEAFFAYNRAKGTLYDGETRLFLRNSGKPVYMYSMGGLAEYCVVPAHALAVLPNTLPYTESAILGCAVFTAYGAMAHAAEVRPGDAIAVIGIGGVGSSCLQIARAFGASEIIAVDVQDEKLQKAKMFGATHCVNALKEDAVKRIKDITGGMGVDVAVEALGKPQTFLQCVQSVRDGGKAVMIGLTLSGAKGEVDINHLVRRQIKVIGSYGARARQDLPKLIKLAESGIFNLSAAVSRTCKFEEAGQAYKDLDQGAISGRCVVEIM, from the exons ATGATATTATTTATTACCGCGGATAAATTACCTAGTAATAATAAAATAGTAAGAAGTCGGTTCCAATCAGTGGATAAACATTTTTGCACAGTGGACTGTCCACTTAGAACAAGAAAAAGACTACTGTTCAAGGCTATTAACTCTACAATGTCGTTCCCTCGTTTTCTCCGCAGCGCCATTAAAACCAGCCGAATCACATCACCATCAAAGTTTGCCCTTTCATCAGCAAGATCAACACTCTTTGCTACTTTTAATGGCGATTGCAATCGACGACCCTTTTGTTCCGATTCCAAGAATTCGACTTCCGAATCCGAGAAGAGTACAACAGCATCAGCATCATCGTACTACCATCTAAGCGGTGGGCCATCTCATATGCGTGCTGCTGTGTTTTGGGAACCGGGCAAACCCCTGACCTTTGAAGACTTTCACATGCCCCGCCCTAAAGCTAATGAAGTTCTCATCAAAACTAAAG CCTGTGGTGTCTGCCACTCTGACTTGCATGTAATGAAAGGTGAACTTCCATTTGCTAGCCCTTGTGTTGTTGGGCATGAGATTACTGGTGAAGTGGTTGAACATGGGCAGCTCACAGACACTAAAATCATTGAAAG ATATCCCATGGGATCTCAAGTTGTTGGAGCTTTCATTATGCCTTGTGGTAGCTGTTTCTTCTGCTCTAAG GGTCAAGATGACTTATGCGAGGCTTTCTTTGCTTACAATCGAGCGAAGGGAACCCTTTATGACGGTGAAACGCGGCTGTTCCTCCGCAATAGTG GTAAGCCAGTGTATATGTATAGCATGGGAGGTCTTGCTGAATACTGTGTTGTGCCAGCACATGCATTGGCTGTTCTACCAAATACATTGCCATACACAGAATCTGCCATTTTAGGATGTGCAGTTTTTACTGCCTATGGGGCTATGGCGCATGCTGCAGAGGTGCGCCCAGGTGATGCTATTGCCGTGATTGGCATAGGAGGTGTTGGCTCAAG CTGTCTGCAAATAGCAAGAGCATTTGGGGCATCAGAGATTATTGCTGTAGATGTGCAAGATGAGAAATTGCAGAAAGCTAAAATGTTTGGAGCCACTCACTGTGTAAATGCATTGAAGGAGGACGCAGTGAAGAGAATAAAA GACATCACAGGAGGCATGGGTGTTGACGTAGCTGTTGAAGCTTTGGGAAAACCACAAACATTCTTGCAATGCGTGCAGAGCGTTCGGGATGGAGGCAAAGCTGTGATGATCGGACTGACACTATCTGGTGCTAAGGGGGAGGTGGATATAAACCACCTAGTGCGACGACAG ATAAAAGTAATTGGTTCTTATGGAgccagagcaagacaagatctCCCTAAGCTGATTAAACTCGCCGAAAGTGGCATATTCAATCTTAGTGCAGCTGTTTCAAGGACATGCAAATTCGAGGAGGCTGGACAGGCATACAAAGATCTTGATCAGGGAGCCATTTCTGGACGCTGTGTTGTTGAGATAATGTAA